One part of the Actinomycetes bacterium genome encodes these proteins:
- a CDS encoding ATP-binding cassette domain-containing protein, protein MTTAIEARELVRRFGEVEAVRGVSLEVAEGEIYGFLGPNGAGKSTLVRILTTLLHPTSGSGTVLGHDVVAERTTVRRLIGVALQEAGLDPKQTGRELLTLQGRLYGLRGPVLAAQIGEVTELVGLTDAIDRRIQTYSGGMKRRLDLASALLHRPRVLFLDEPTTGLDPLSRALIWDRIRQLRERFGATVFLTTQYLEEADELADRVAIIDQGQIVRQGTPAALKAEVGADVIDIAIDERETGAARIAIEQLQSGGELPAGELRGTDRGYTLFIPDGPHNIAVLIRGLDRARIRFGAVSLSRPTLDDVFLAATGGRMAAAAEREAAEQERVPEPAGRGAS, encoded by the coding sequence ATGACCACAGCGATAGAAGCAAGAGAACTGGTGCGCCGCTTCGGGGAGGTCGAGGCCGTCCGCGGCGTCAGCCTCGAGGTCGCCGAGGGCGAGATCTACGGGTTCCTCGGCCCCAACGGCGCCGGCAAGTCGACCCTCGTCCGCATCCTGACCACCCTGCTCCACCCGACCAGCGGCTCGGGTACCGTGCTCGGCCACGACGTGGTGGCCGAGCGGACCACCGTGCGCCGGCTCATCGGCGTGGCCCTCCAGGAGGCGGGCCTGGATCCCAAGCAGACCGGCCGGGAGCTGCTCACCCTGCAGGGCCGCCTGTACGGCCTGCGCGGCCCGGTGCTGGCGGCCCAGATCGGCGAGGTGACCGAGCTGGTCGGCCTGACTGACGCGATCGACCGCCGCATCCAGACCTACTCCGGCGGCATGAAACGCCGCCTCGACCTGGCCTCGGCGCTGCTGCACCGGCCGCGGGTGCTGTTCCTTGACGAGCCCACCACCGGGCTCGACCCGCTGTCGCGGGCGCTGATCTGGGACCGCATCCGCCAGCTGCGCGAGCGGTTCGGGGCCACGGTCTTCCTGACCACCCAGTACCTCGAGGAGGCCGACGAGCTGGCCGACCGGGTGGCCATCATCGACCAGGGCCAGATCGTCCGTCAGGGCACCCCGGCCGCGCTCAAGGCCGAAGTCGGCGCCGACGTGATCGACATCGCCATCGACGAGCGCGAGACCGGCGCCGCCCGGATCGCCATCGAGCAGCTGCAGTCAGGCGGCGAGCTGCCCGCGGGAGAGCTGCGCGGCACCGACCGCGGCTACACCCTGTTCATCCCCGACGGGCCGCACAACATCGCGGTGCTCATCCGTGGCCTCGACCGGGCCAGGATCCGCTTCGGCGCGGTCAGCTTGTCCCGGCCCACCCTGGACGACGTGTTCCTGGCCGCCACTGGCGGGCGCATGGCGGCCGCGGCGGAGCGAGAAGCCGCCGAGCAGGAGCGGGTCCCCGAGCCCGCCGGAAGGGGGGCATCGTGA